A single window of Pectobacterium parmentieri DNA harbors:
- a CDS encoding phage late control D family protein: MAALTEELTLLSPAVSEVLQPAFTLWYQQKDITNDIAPYVTSVTYTDSIKNESDAIEVRLDDTDGRWMDKWYPGTGDTLSLKLGYLGEMLFDCGTFSIDEIEVSGPPSEVMIRGVATSVNRALRTKSNRGFEDTTLAAIATRIAKKHRLMLVGMIQIIKIDRVTQYAETDVAFLKRLASEYGYVVKVVSDQLIFSHLATLRNQASVRQIKPTDVARFSLSDTISHVYKNAKTKYQKGSEKKLVVCEADGSANNGMKSAGAETSADTLKVNVRAADASGARMKTDAALDAHNEKQQKGSMTLMGSPQLAAGNKVELVSFGQLSGHWLIESARHILERGSGYTTAIGLIRGPITAGKRKSDSGKTLVTYHPDGNAIARKVNSNKEKVE, encoded by the coding sequence ATGGCTGCGTTAACGGAAGAACTAACCCTGCTCTCTCCTGCGGTGTCGGAAGTCCTGCAACCGGCGTTCACCCTGTGGTATCAGCAAAAAGACATCACCAATGATATCGCGCCGTATGTCACCAGCGTGACTTATACCGACAGCATCAAGAATGAATCGGATGCGATTGAAGTCAGACTCGATGATACCGATGGCCGCTGGATGGATAAGTGGTATCCCGGTACGGGCGATACGTTATCGCTCAAACTAGGCTATCTCGGTGAAATGCTGTTTGACTGCGGCACTTTCTCGATTGATGAAATTGAGGTTAGTGGACCGCCTAGCGAAGTGATGATTCGTGGGGTGGCTACATCGGTTAATCGAGCGTTGCGAACCAAGTCAAATCGCGGTTTTGAAGATACGACGTTAGCCGCCATTGCGACGCGCATCGCGAAAAAGCATCGGTTGATGCTCGTGGGGATGATTCAGATCATCAAGATCGATCGCGTTACGCAATATGCGGAAACTGATGTCGCTTTTCTAAAGCGGCTCGCCAGTGAATATGGCTATGTTGTGAAAGTGGTCAGCGACCAACTGATTTTTTCCCATCTGGCAACGCTGCGCAATCAGGCGTCTGTTCGACAAATTAAGCCAACGGACGTCGCGCGTTTTTCACTGAGCGACACGATCAGCCACGTCTATAAAAATGCCAAGACGAAATATCAGAAAGGGAGTGAAAAGAAACTGGTGGTTTGTGAAGCCGACGGTAGCGCGAACAACGGGATGAAGTCTGCCGGTGCTGAGACCAGTGCGGATACGTTGAAAGTTAACGTTCGCGCGGCGGATGCATCTGGAGCGAGGATGAAAACGGATGCAGCATTGGATGCGCACAACGAAAAGCAACAAAAGGGGTCGATGACGCTGATGGGCAGCCCGCAGTTGGCGGCGGGAAATAAAGTGGAGTTGGTGTCGTTCGGCCAACTTTCTGGCCATTGGTTGATCGAATCGGCTCGCCATATTCTGGAACGTGGCAGTGGCTACACCACGGCGATTGGGTTGATTCGCGGGCCGATTACGGCGGGCAAGAGAAAGTCGGATAGCGGAAAAACGCTGGTGACGTACCACCCGGATGGTAACGCAATAGCGAGGAAGGTCAATAGCAACAAGGAGAAGGTAGAATGA
- a CDS encoding phage baseplate assembly protein V, translating into MSLSRRIGTISAVDEVHVMVRVRLPECDNLRTAWLPVLQHNTQNNKDYWLPDIGEQVEVLLDDNGEDGLVLGAIYSAADVPTLSDKDKRAVTFADGAHIEYDRRTHTLTINGGVQHIAISSGTDVVVNAQRVTINAPETTVTGKLLVQGQFTYESGMSGSGGASLGGDVSISGNVSASGSVMDAGGNSNHHSH; encoded by the coding sequence ATGAGTTTATCTCGTCGAATTGGCACGATAAGCGCGGTGGATGAGGTTCATGTTATGGTGCGCGTTCGTCTGCCAGAATGTGACAATCTGCGCACGGCCTGGTTGCCAGTGTTACAGCACAATACACAGAATAATAAGGATTATTGGTTGCCGGATATTGGTGAACAGGTTGAAGTCCTGCTAGACGACAACGGCGAAGACGGCTTGGTGCTGGGAGCAATTTATTCTGCTGCCGATGTACCAACGCTGTCGGATAAGGACAAGCGGGCGGTGACGTTCGCCGACGGTGCACATATTGAATACGATCGTCGAACGCATACGTTAACGATCAACGGCGGCGTGCAGCATATTGCAATTAGCAGCGGCACTGACGTGGTGGTTAATGCCCAGCGAGTCACTATCAATGCGCCGGAAACGACCGTGACTGGCAAGCTGCTGGTGCAAGGGCAATTCACTTACGAGAGTGGGATGTCCGGCTCCGGCGGTGCCAGCCTCGGCGGCGATGTTAGCATTTCCGGCAACGTCAGCGCCAGCGGCAGCGTCATGGACGCTGGTGGCAATTCCAATCACCACTCACACTAA
- a CDS encoding GPW/gp25 family protein, translating to MKTQSVFWQPALQRSGDIVEGTADILQAIHIILRTPCGSDPHRPDFGSNLHLYLDYPIDRAIPHVVRESVEAIKRWEPRCQLLAVKPSVNGAHLTLLVSWKTANGATQTTELLWR from the coding sequence ATGAAAACTCAATCTGTTTTTTGGCAACCGGCTCTGCAACGTTCTGGCGACATCGTCGAAGGAACGGCAGATATCCTGCAGGCGATTCACATCATCCTGCGGACACCCTGCGGCAGTGACCCACATCGGCCTGACTTTGGTAGCAATCTACATCTGTATCTCGATTATCCGATCGATCGTGCGATCCCGCATGTCGTCAGAGAGTCGGTAGAAGCGATCAAACGATGGGAACCTCGCTGCCAGCTACTGGCGGTTAAACCTTCTGTTAATGGGGCTCACTTGACGCTGCTCGTTAGTTGGAAAACCGCTAACGGCGCGACACAGACCACGGAGTTGTTATGGCGCTGA
- a CDS encoding baseplate assembly protein, with translation MALTEPNFIERDAAKITAEMIAKYEADSGKTLYPAQAERLLINLFAYRETLVRSAVQEAAKQNLVAFARAPMLDYLAELVGVYRLAAQPARAELRFTPETPLVSDLLIPAGTRVSASDSVTFATDSDALLRANGSGVTVLATCTERGDVGNDWLPAQISTLLDEIGDSDLSVSNITKSSGGSAEEGDDRLRERIQLAPESFSTAGSKLAYRFHAMRAHQNIVDVAVMSPKPGEVVLYPLLSTGLPDKSLLSLVESFCSDEQVRPLTDFVSAKSPTQVDYAINAKLTLFNGEQASIVQAAAEKAVQAWVETRTATLGRDIVPSQIIATLSIPGVYQVELVSPSFMVLDDSEWANCTGVNVSIVGVSNG, from the coding sequence ATGGCGCTGACAGAACCCAATTTTATTGAACGCGACGCGGCGAAAATTACCGCTGAAATGATCGCGAAATATGAAGCTGACTCAGGGAAAACGCTCTATCCAGCGCAGGCCGAGCGCCTGTTGATTAACCTCTTTGCCTACCGGGAAACCTTAGTGCGTAGTGCGGTTCAGGAAGCCGCCAAGCAGAACCTGGTTGCGTTTGCTCGTGCACCGATGCTGGATTATCTGGCAGAACTGGTCGGTGTTTATCGTTTGGCGGCACAGCCAGCGCGGGCAGAGCTTCGCTTTACCCCCGAAACGCCGTTAGTCAGCGATCTGCTGATCCCTGCGGGTACTCGCGTTAGCGCGTCGGACAGCGTGACTTTTGCTACCGACAGCGATGCGCTGCTGAGAGCGAACGGCAGCGGTGTCACTGTGCTGGCGACCTGTACTGAGCGTGGTGATGTTGGCAATGATTGGCTGCCAGCCCAGATCAGTACGCTGCTAGATGAGATTGGCGACAGCGATTTAAGCGTCAGCAATATCACCAAAAGCAGCGGCGGTTCCGCCGAAGAGGGGGACGATCGCCTGCGCGAACGTATTCAATTGGCTCCGGAATCGTTCAGCACTGCAGGATCGAAGCTGGCATATCGCTTCCATGCGATGCGGGCACATCAAAACATTGTCGATGTCGCGGTAATGTCGCCGAAACCGGGCGAGGTGGTGCTCTATCCGTTGCTTAGTACTGGCTTGCCGGACAAAAGTCTACTCTCGCTGGTGGAGAGTTTTTGCTCCGACGAACAGGTTCGCCCACTGACTGATTTTGTTTCCGCCAAGTCCCCCACACAGGTGGATTATGCCATTAATGCCAAATTGACGCTGTTTAACGGCGAGCAGGCCAGCATTGTTCAGGCCGCGGCGGAGAAAGCGGTACAGGCCTGGGTGGAAACCCGCACGGCAACGTTGGGGCGGGACATTGTCCCAAGCCAGATTATCGCTACGCTTTCCATCCCCGGTGTGTATCAGGTGGAGCTCGTTTCGCCGTCATTTATGGTGCTTGATGACAGTGAATGGGCGAACTGTACGGGTGTTAACGTCAGCATCGTTGGGGTATCGAATGGCTGA
- a CDS encoding phage tail protein I gives MADSLQLLPPPLAADARFRSLAELADRFDDIDLNTLLVYLVDIADGSALPWLAEQFSLFGDGWELAESDDSKRALIKAAIDLHRSKGTPWSIKEIIRRFGFGDSTLIENIGRLNYDGETTYNNLYVHGDKAAWAVYRVLLKQPITNDQARMLRNAIGMFAPVRCHLASIEYWEVPIRYNRTAIYDSNYNHGSA, from the coding sequence ATGGCTGATTCACTGCAATTGCTGCCACCGCCGCTGGCTGCTGACGCACGCTTTCGTTCGCTGGCGGAATTGGCTGACCGCTTTGATGACATCGATCTGAATACGTTGCTGGTTTATCTGGTTGATATCGCTGATGGCAGTGCCTTGCCCTGGCTAGCCGAACAGTTCTCATTGTTTGGTGATGGCTGGGAACTGGCTGAATCGGATGACTCCAAGCGCGCGTTGATCAAGGCCGCAATCGATCTGCATCGTAGCAAAGGGACGCCCTGGAGCATTAAAGAGATCATTCGACGTTTTGGTTTTGGCGACAGCACGCTGATCGAAAACATTGGCCGTCTGAACTACGACGGCGAAACCACCTATAACAACCTTTATGTACACGGTGATAAAGCAGCGTGGGCAGTTTATCGCGTGTTGTTAAAACAACCGATTACCAACGATCAGGCCAGAATGCTACGCAATGCCATTGGGATGTTTGCTCCAGTACGGTGCCATCTGGCCAGTATCGAATATTGGGAAGTGCCTATCCGCTACAACCGGACGGCGATATATGACAGTAACTACAATCATGGGAGCGCTTGA